Genomic segment of Cottoperca gobio chromosome 6, fCotGob3.1, whole genome shotgun sequence:
TTGAAAGGAAATATTCAACAAACCATACTTCCTGTTCATGAATGTACTTTGTCCCTTTAAGGTCGGCCATGGCAGAGACCTGCTTCCTGCTCTACAGAGGGCCAAGAACTGTGGCCTGAAGTTGTCACTGCACCTCTCAGAAGTATGACCATAACATTTTTCATATTATTTCTTATCAGTAGCCACATTATCTGCGAGTGATCTGACGACACAAACTGTTGCAGGTACCGTCGCAGCTGGAGGAGTCAGAGTTGCTGCTCAATCTTCCTCCGGACAGAATCGGTCACGGCACCTTCTTGCATCCTGAAGTGGGTGGATCTCAAAGTGTTGTTGACAAAGTGGTGGAGAACAAGATACCTCTGGGTAAGTGAGATTAAATGATACACTTTCTATGGTGAGCACTGTTGACTagacttgtttttaatgtatttttcttgtAGAGCTTTGCCTGACATCAAACGTCAAAGGACAAACTGTACCTTGTTACTCCAAACATCATTTCAAGTACTGGTACCAGATGGGACATCCGAGCGTCATTTGTGTAAGCTTCGTCTCGTTGCACCTCAGACAGGCACACTTGTATGTGAAATGCatactttaaaaagaaatggtattccataaaacatttaaaaagtattttattctgACGTAGAACCTGAAATGACACTTAATGGTGAGAGAACCAAAGTTCACCATGAATGATTTTTATTGTCACGTTACAGACCGATGATAAAGGTGTCTTCAGTACAGACTTGTCTCAGGAATATCAGCTGGCAGCTTCTACGTTTGGACTCAGTCGTGAAGATGTATGGAAAATCTCCCAGCAGGCCATAGACTGTATCTTCGCACCAGACAACGTGAAACAGCAGCTTAAACAGAAGTGGATCGACTTACAGCCTCAAGTGTTCAAGTGAACCATTCAGTGTGTCCAACAGCCAATCATATACCTCGAATATCACTTTACAAAACTTTTCCATTAACCTTTTACAGGTCTTTGTAGTAACCATGACAACTAAAAAGGGAACCCTGAACATGTTTGAAATAAGTGAAAGTAAATGATACCTATTTATTACAacaagtgtgcgtgtgttattTTCTGCTGATGTGTTGCACACATCATGAATCAAAGCAACAAACTTGTTATGACAAACTGCAGAAATGCAGCCGTCTGTGGGGGAGCAGAATTAATAAGAAATGGctaagcattaaaaaaaaaaaaaagaatctcaaTGGATATTCAGTCTTTTGGGTGCTCTTCAGTATCTGCAAGTCTGTCCTAGATTCTTAAATTCTTCAAATGACAGATGTTGATGCTGCTTCGTGCACGCACAGTTTACTGTTACGCCCTCTTGTTGAATTTGCCGTGCTTGTCCTTGCTCTTGCTGAATTTGCCGTGTTgcgtttccttttttttttgtttcccgTGCGCGGGAGTCCCATTGCTTGCTTTGGGGTTCACCGCCTCATATTTCCTCTTCTTGTCACTGTTGGGAGTAGCACATTGTTACTAATATGTTTCTACAACAACCACACTTTTGCCAAAGATCCAAACTGTCACTGCACCTCTTGATGCTGACGACAGCCGTGTTGCCTGCTTTCTTCAGTACTTGGTCCCACTCCTCATCTTCCCCACGGATCTTGTACCTGGAACACAAAAGGAAATCATTACAGCTGCAGTAAATATTGCCCTGTGTCATTCAAAACGCTACAcaaataatgacaaagtgaatcCCTCCCAAACTTCATACTCACTCTTCCATGTCCATTTCCTTCACTTTCTCTATATCCTGCTTGTGTTTCTCATCAAACTCCTTCGCTGCCTCATTCTGTGAGAAACAGATTCCTTTATAACATCAAGCATCATAAAGGGATGCAGCCATCATTCTGTCAGAGTCCCTTTCCCTGATAAACAGCTTCAgttacaattatataaaaacaaattaacacATTCTCACATGAGAAGCTGAAAcaagcaaatgttttaatatggCTTGAACAACATTGTGGAGCACGTACCAGATCATCTTTAAGGCTTCCGACAGTCGGCTCCATGCAAACTTCTTTAGCGATCGCCATCTCTGCCTCAATAGCTTTTTCTTGGACGCTGGTGAAGACCTTGGATAGTAAACGTATTTAAATTAATGTAGTTGGAATAGTTTTAAAAGTCAGCGTTATGGCCTGCATGTCTTCAGGAGTGAACTTACTTGCACAAACTTCCGGATCAGACGGTTAAAGAGGCCCATGAGCTGCGAGCTCGGGAGTTCAATTTCCTTTTCCAGCTGGTCTACTGATTTGTGCTGTAAGCCTATACCGAGCAGTAACGCCTAGAGAAGAACGGGGACAAACGTCAAGATACAATAAAACTGCATTCGCGACAAAGGAACCACTGAGACCACAGCCACAAGGGAAACTTACACACTGAGCAGCTGAGAGAGACACGTCACCGAGCTGCTTGAGGAAGAACATGCGAGCCACTGTTGGGATCAGGTCCATGATGAGGTGGTAGTCCACCATGCTCCTCGAATACAACTCCAGACGTTTGAGGTCGTAAGGGCTGAAATAGGACGCCAGCTCGGAGCTACTGAGAACTGAGAAGGTCAAAGACGGGTCAGATTTTGCTTAGAGGATTTTCAAAACGTGGAAGACCATCGACATGACGACAGATTGGAGTGACATACACACCAGATGATTCAGTACACTGTACACATTCACTGTTACACTTTAGGGTTATGGTTTAGTGTAGAACTTCTCTGACTTTGTGAATGAAACACATCTGGACCTGTGGCTTCTACAGGAGTATATACCCTCGACTCACGAGCTCATGTTGTGTGGCAAGTCTACCTTGGATGGTTACGACATTATGGCTAATAATCTTAATCTTCTATGCAAGAGTATGAATGGGATTCTCACTTTGGAACCTCACTGTTAAACTCTATTACCGGCCAGCATTGGTTAATAGAGGAGACTTACTGCTCGTCTCCTGCTTGGACTTCTTGTTCTGCAGGATGCTGAGTGACAGGCTCGGATGGAAGCGGCTGAACTggtaggagaggagagacaggaatCGCCGGCGGAAATCTGGGGGGAAACAAAAACTGTTCAGTTAGACTGTAATAAGTCTAAACAAACCAGATCTCTAGAGGTAGTGCAGGAAGAGTCGTGGAAGTTCACCTTTCCAGAAGGCAGACAGCCACTGGCTCTGCTCTGGAGCTTCATCTGTGTTCAGCTCCTTCAGCATCACGCAGGAGTGCTCTCCCGTCAGGTCATTCTGgagacaaccacacacacaccagtaatTACAGCATGTGACAACAGCACATTGTACATTAACATACTACAACAACATTTGTATATACTTACAGGGGTTTGTCTTAAGTAGACTGGAGTATAACCCGCTTTCCTCCAGAACCTGTGAGGTTGCAAAAAGAGTTTTTGACAAATCTGCTAACATATTGCTGACCCCCTCCCCCTTCACCATATTCAAGGAAGCTCACTTGAGCAGCCTTGTAGTAAGGCCATAAGAAACTCCTAGATAGTCcagtctctctgctctcctctcactcagcttcagcagcagaggagggagcTCTTTCCGTGGAGTGATCACCTCCTCCAGCAGACTGACAGCCTGGACgacaacagacaacaacaacGCTACTGTCACAAAACTGTTCGAATCAAGTAACACTTCATGCGAGTAACCGAAATGTCTTCCAACTATAGCTGAGCCCATTTCCTGTCCTTACCTCGCTGCTGACAGATGTGATCTCATTGTGGTTTGAGTGTGTGCTCTCATCCATGGTGGGAAACTTGCCCTCATAGTACATCTGCAGCAGTTGGAGAGCCCTGGAGCCGTAGCCCATCTGGTGGAGAGGTTGAACACCAGTTACATACAGAACATGCAGATTACTTAAACTGACAAACAAGCCGAGGCCTCTGCAGGCTCTTACCCCTTGGTAGTCTGGATTGACAGCTATTCGCACCACTCTGCCTCCAGAGAGGCTGCCAAACTCTGGGTCTTGGAACtacagagaaaagagcagaggCTTTCAGGTTTGCTCTGTGGACACGTGAGCGGTGAGGATTTTGTCAAAAAGGTTTGTGACCAGTGTGTACCTGTTCTGACACCGTCCAGGGAATGAGGTCACCAGAGGCCTTCTTTCCTCTGGACAGACTGTTTAGGATGGACTGCCGAGATATTTCTCCCTCCAGACACACCTGAGGCATCAGAGAACAACAAAAGTACGTAATGAAGAACGAATACAGTAAGTCAAGTCAATAAACTTGACAGATGAAAAAGAAGAACTGGAGCCGGAGTTTGTCTCTTTATGCTTTAAGTGAATGAGTTATTACTGATGGTGTAAGTTAAAGAAGCTCATAGAATAACCTGTTTATAGaactctttcttcttctcgtcATTGACTAAGATAAGACGCCCAGACTTTtagtcaacaaacacacaaaaaactaaacaggatgagctaaatataataaaacctAACAATGTCTTACCTGCACCACAGCGAGGACCTCAGGCAGTGAGTTCTGTGTGGGGGGAACGGGTGGCAGGAGGCAGAACAGGTGATGGGCCGGAGCATCGGACAACATCTGCAGGTCGTTTGGTGAATTCTGGATCCAGAGAAAACATTTGAGTCAGCGAATAAACACAACGATGGCACAACACTGTGTGTAGGACATTGTGATGTGATTAACAAACGATCACCTTGTAGTGCGATGCCACGTAGAGGGCCATCAACCTCTGCAGGAAGGCCTCAGACGCCTTGTGGTAACAGAACAGCGTGTCTCTGTTCACATAATATCTGGACAGTGTGGGTGAAGGACAAACGCACAAttaaaactctctctctctctctctctctctctctctctctctctctcaccctctctctcaccctctctctctctccctctccctctctctctctcaccctctctctcaccctctctctcaccctctctctcaccctctctctcaccctctctctctcaccctctctctcaccctctctctcaccctctctctctcaccctctcaccctctcaccCTCATTTGATACTATTCAATTCACCCAAGAATCTTATCCCTCCAGCTCTATCACACATGTAGCCCtggtcatcatcatcatcgtgtatttatgttatgtggAAAAAGCGTTTTGCTTGTATGACATATTGTTTGTAACTATGGGTGACCTTTAAAAGACCTTTAAGCCCCTTAAAGTGCATGAAGGATACAGGTCACACGTCTGTGGGAGTGGGCAGCCAGAAATGAGCCGGGGTATGTTGAGACAGTCCAGACAGAGCAGGTCATTCAGCCACTTCTCAACAGCATCACCCGGAGCGTACCGGATGGACTCGTGAAGAGAAACCTCATGGAGCGAGCGAGCTGTGTACGAAGACAGATGCACAACCGTCAGTCCATCCATTTCCTGCCACTGAACAcccacagacagtacacacgcCGAGATATTTACCCGCTGCGAGCCGCTCTGTGTTGGAGGACCTGTTCTCTGCCGACAGGCTCTGCTGACTGTCTGCGCTCTGCTGCCTCAGCTGCTGAATCAGTTTGAGGGAAAGAGAGCGCCCCGTGCCTTCATACCTGCAGAGGCAAGGAAAACAACGGTCAGTGACGCAAACAGCTAGAGAAATGATGAAACGATTCATCAACAGGAACTACTGACAGAAAGGTCCTTATGTCAATCGAGTGGGAACATTTGCTTCGTCTTGTATTACACTGAAGTGAATATCTTCAGGGTTTGGACTACAAACAAAACTACAAtcaatttgaatttaaatgacatttttagctttattggcatgaacattttaaaaactattttgaaagcataaaagtcaaataagatcaaataataatatagtaacaTTAGCAATGACAcagtaatagtattattattgctgATAATTAAATCCATACTACTCAACATTTCCTTGTATGTAATGTCATTTGGACAAAAGTAATGTGATATTTGATTATGTATATATCATCCAACACTATTACTGACCCGTTGATGGTCGAGGCCATGAAGACCAGATAAGGTCCCAGCAGCTTCTTAACTAGAGGAAGAGGGATGGCGGCAGCCTCGTCAATGACCAGCAGTTCAGCCTGGCCCAGCTTCACTGCGTCGCCTGGGTGGATGTACTGTCGGTCACATCAACAGGAAGGTCAGATACGAgtcattattataaataaaaaggaaattgaGAAGCGTGGTCGGTTCTCGTTTACCTGAATTGTCTGCCGGTGCTCTTTGAAGATGTTGACCCGCACCACAGCTTTGTTGAAGTCTGGATTCAAAGACTGGATGATTTCATAGTCAAGATGctccttaaaaacaaaaccaaatggGATATGAAGTTGTGTGTGCCAAGAGCAGGAACGCTCAGTCGCAGATACAGAGAAGATTCTGAGGCAGCCTACCTGATACTGCAGGGAATCAAAGCCTTTGAAGATGAATTCAAACATGGTGTGGAGGTTGTCCGGGCTCGGTGAGGTTACAAAGATATTGGAGTAGCTGTAAAGAACGTCAGGCCGTCATTAGCAAAAGTGTAAgattaataaaaacagatttgtaTGATGTTAATCTGTACCCAAAAGCCACAGCTCCAGCGACAGCCAGCCCCAGTGCTGCAGACTTGCCTCGACCACGCGCAGCAGTCAGAGCCACGGTGGTCCGCAGAGTCTTCTCTGAGATCGCCTCAATGAACTTCAGCACTCCTTTAGCCTAGAGGACAACACACACTTAGACAGTTACACTTCAACAGGAAGACTATTGATGTGTAATTCCTGTGGAATCTGTTGGTAACTTAAAATCTTATTGATGCTTTCATCAAAAGTTTCacgtttgtaaatgttttaagcgTCTCTTTAGTGAGCGGTGCTGACCTGGTCCATGGTCCTGCAGCAATCCACCAACACACCCACAGGCTGAGTGTCCCGAAGGGACTCCTTCAGATCCTTCAG
This window contains:
- the nat10 gene encoding RNA cytidine acetyltransferase yields the protein MATVRKKIDNRIRVQIENGVALQHRTIYVVVGDRGRDQVVILHHMLSKATVRARPSVLWCYKKDLGFSSNRKKRMRQLQKKIKTGTLNLNQDDPFELFIAATNIRYCYYNETHKILGNTYGMCVLQDFEALTPNLLARTVETVEGGGIVVILLRTMNSLKQLYTMTMDVHSRYRTEAHQDVVGRFNERFILSLASCKNCVVIDDQLNILPISSHMANIKPVPPKTQEEGLSPREQELKDLKESLRDTQPVGVLVDCCRTMDQAKGVLKFIEAISEKTLRTTVALTAARGRGKSAALGLAVAGAVAFGYSNIFVTSPSPDNLHTMFEFIFKGFDSLQYQEHLDYEIIQSLNPDFNKAVVRVNIFKEHRQTIQYIHPGDAVKLGQAELLVIDEAAAIPLPLVKKLLGPYLVFMASTINGYEGTGRSLSLKLIQQLRQQSADSQQSLSAENRSSNTERLAAARSLHEVSLHESIRYAPGDAVEKWLNDLLCLDCLNIPRLISGCPLPQTCDLYYVNRDTLFCYHKASEAFLQRLMALYVASHYKNSPNDLQMLSDAPAHHLFCLLPPVPPTQNSLPEVLAVVQVCLEGEISRQSILNSLSRGKKASGDLIPWTVSEQFQDPEFGSLSGGRVVRIAVNPDYQGMGYGSRALQLLQMYYEGKFPTMDESTHSNHNEITSVSSEAVSLLEEVITPRKELPPLLLKLSERRAERLDYLGVSYGLTTRLLKFWRKAGYTPVYLRQTPNDLTGEHSCVMLKELNTDEAPEQSQWLSAFWKDFRRRFLSLLSYQFSRFHPSLSLSILQNKKSKQETSILSSSELASYFSPYDLKRLELYSRSMVDYHLIMDLIPTVARMFFLKQLGDVSLSAAQCALLLGIGLQHKSVDQLEKEIELPSSQLMGLFNRLIRKFVQVFTSVQEKAIEAEMAIAKEVCMEPTVGSLKDDLNEAAKEFDEKHKQDIEKVKEMDMEEYKIRGEDEEWDQVLKKAGNTAVVSIKSDKKRKYEAVNPKASNGTPAHGKQKKKETQHGKFSKSKDKHGKFNKRA